GGAAGATCTCCATCAACGGCACAGAGATTACCAATCTTTCTAAAAGAAAGCTAGCGAAGTGGAGAAACAGCGATATCGGAATTGTGTTTCAATCCTTTCATCTCCTGCCAAGTCTTACGCTTTTAGAAAATGTGATGCTTCCAATGGAGTTTTCCCCTATAAAAAGGAATAAGAAACATCGGGCGCTTGAACTTTTGAGATCTGTAGGACTTGCAGAGAAGGTTCATATGTTTCCTGATTATGTATCCGGCGGGGAAAAACAACGGGCGGCTATAGCACGATCATTAGCTAACGATCCACCAATTCTTTTTGCAGATGAGCCGACGGGAAATCTCGACACAGAAAATGCGAATCATATAATGGAACTATTCTTTCGCCTGATTCATGAGGGGAAAACGATTGTGATGGTAACCCATGATCTGGAGCTATCAAAAAAAACGGATCGGATCATTCAAATGAAGGACGGAATGGTAATAGAAGATCAAGGTCCTTTAGCTTCTATACAAGGGGCTGGCGGATCATGATGCCTCTCTTCGCCAGAAAACCGCTTCGGGACCTAGGCAGGCAAAAAGCAAAAACGCTTTTAATCCTGCTATCTATTATTATCAGCCTGTCGATTGCCGGAATCATTTTGCACACTAAGCTTCAATTTGAGGCGGCTTTAAAAGAAAGCATGAATCAATCCCATGTTTCAGACGCAGCATTTTACACCAACTCATTCCAGACTCTGCCTGCCAGACTCCATAAGCTGGACGGAATTAAAGAAGCAGAAGCAAAAATTTCCGTCCGTGCAAGGGCAAAAACAGAGGAAGGATTTAAAAATATTGAAATCGCGGGTTTGCCGGATCAGCAAAATTATCAAATCGGTCAAATCCATCTTTATAAAAATCATCCTTCAGATGCTGCTTCCTATGCAGAGACCACCACACTGCAGCTTTTCCAGTGGAAAGCTGGACAGACCATTGAGCTTCTGATTCCAGGTGAAAAACAAAAAAGCCTGAAGCTATCAGGAACCGTC
The Metabacillus sp. FJAT-52054 genome window above contains:
- a CDS encoding ABC transporter ATP-binding protein, with product MIETAEIEKVFANGNEWHHALKKVNIKIQENEFVAITGKSGSGKSTLLNLLCGIDKPFKGKISINGTEITNLSKRKLAKWRNSDIGIVFQSFHLLPSLTLLENVMLPMEFSPIKRNKKHRALELLRSVGLAEKVHMFPDYVSGGEKQRAAIARSLANDPPILFADEPTGNLDTENANHIMELFFRLIHEGKTIVMVTHDLELSKKTDRIIQMKDGMVIEDQGPLASIQGAGGS